In Neoarius graeffei isolate fNeoGra1 chromosome 9, fNeoGra1.pri, whole genome shotgun sequence, one genomic interval encodes:
- the mnx2a gene encoding motor neuron and pancreas homeobox 2a: MDKSKNFRIDALLAGESQRRRSRESDVFDVEAAVCKRADSSPIRSSATALQQQTGLVPKPGLLTIPHPGLSALSQGSIAGMYPGPVCSLSALGAQHAAFPYHTAFTPPHPEQLKAAAVAGHFPFEQWIRAGIMVPRLAEFNGSPQSGLMGKCRRPRTAFTSQQLLELENQFKLNKYLSRPKRFEVATSLMLTETQVKIWFQNRRMKWKRSRKAKEQAAQLEADGNQQAKRSSKPGDPRRCSTQDDDEELEAEEEEDEDEGFGGALNSSVGLPHSSDFLQHSSELSYSSHSSYSDDDLEEIGADRKIGVGL; encoded by the exons ATGGATAAGTCCAAGAACTTTCGGATCGATGCCCTTCTGGCCGGAGAGTCCCAGCGGAGGAGAAGTCGGGAGTCTGATGTGTTCGATGTTGAAGCCGCTGTGTGTAAACGGGCGGACAGCTCTCCGATCCGGAGCAGCGCCACTGCGCTCCAGCAGCAGACAGGACTCGTACCCAAGCCCGGCCTGCTCACCATCCCTCACCCAGGACTTAGCGCTTTATCTCAGGGCTCGATCGCAGGGATGTACCCGGGCCCGGTGTGCTCTCTGAGTGCGCTGGGAGCGCAGCATGCCGCATTCCCCTACCACACCGCCTTCACTCCGCCGCACCCCGAGCAGCTGAAGGCCGCCGCCGTGGCGGGACATTTTCCCTTCGAGCAGTGGATCCGCGCAGGAATCATGGTGCCCAGACTCGCCGAGTTTAACG GCTCTCCTCAGTCAGGCTTGATGGGAAAGTGCCGTCGACCTCGAACTGCCTTCACTAGTCAGCAACTACTGGAGCTGGAAAACCAGTTCAAACTGAACAAGTACCTGTCTCGACCCAAACGCTTTGAAGTGGCCACTTCACTAATGCTGACTGAAACACAG GTGAAAATCTGGTTCCAAAACCGACGGATGAAATGGAAGCGCAGCCGCAAAGCCAAAGAGCAAGCAGCACAGCTAGAGGCTGATGGAAACCAACAGGCCAAACGCTCCAGCAAACCTGGAGACCCTCGTCGTTGCAGCACACAGGATGACGACGAAGAGCTGGAAGCAGAGGAGGAAGAGGATGAAGATGAAGGCTTTGGAGGTGCTCTAAACAGCAGCGTGGGCCTGCCTCACTCCTCAGACTTTCTCCAGCACAGCTCCGAGCTGAGCTACAGCTCTCACAGCTCTTACTCAGACGATGACCTGGAAGAGATTGGAGCAGACAGGAAGATTGGAGTAGGGCTATGA